In Mus caroli chromosome 16, CAROLI_EIJ_v1.1, whole genome shotgun sequence, the sequence acagTGCTGGGATAACAAGCACGCGCCACTGAGCATGGCGTTCATGTGAGGGTATAGAGGAAAGAACTCAGGGCCTcgtgcttgcagagcaagcattttaccaacagagccatctccacagttcctgactaaatacatttttaaaaaccaattaaaGGGAaattggaagggaaaaaaagagataggaaagaaaaagaaaggaaggaaaaaaaaaaaaaaaccctcccgaAGTTTTTCTACTAATCTTCAGGAAATGACTGAAGGCACTAAATCTGAGAGACTCACAAACCTGATGACTAAGTGGGAACATCCTCACAGCCTACAAATATCTACAAGGTGTAAAACTGGGGAAGAGACATTTTAGGACACCATAAAAGAAGATCGAAATGGCTAGGATATGGATTTAGTTAGTTTCTGGGAATCCAGATTTTTCCAACATACCAGACGCAATGATGGTCCATTCTCCGTACACAGATACCGCATATCCGGCAATGCCATGCCCGGGCGGGTCGTACTAGCTGGCACTTGGCACACCAGTCTTCCTTCACTTTGGCAGGGCTGTCAAGCCCCACCCTGGAGGAACCCCTAACATCGTCCTTCAGTGTGCGGTTGTTGAGGCTCCCCGAGGCATCTGTGCTGGGGAACCCTTTGGTCTTCTCCTGCCCTTTTTTGACCGGGCATTCAATTTGGCTGTTGCTTGGGGATTTGTCATTGCATGCTGGGTTGCTGAGGTAGCCTGGATTCTTCTTGGCTCGGTACAAGGCTATGAGTATCAGAAATAACCCGCAGGTGAGGAGGGCCAGCTGAGTGGGCCCCACTCGCCCTTGGGGAACCACTTCCCGCAGGAACACATAGTACATGTAGCCCAGTGAGAACAGCCCGAGGCTCAGGAAAAACAgcgtctgttctttccttctgtgagtgaGGTAGTAATACCAGAGTGCCAGCATGGGAAGGGAGGTCAGAACCACCACCCCCAGCAGGAAGTGCCAGGAAGCCACGTGAAGGAAAACTGGCAAAAGCACAAGTGGAGGGACGATGCTAATATTGACCTTTTTGGCTCCTCTGAGCCAAGGAATTCGGAGGCGATCAGAAATTGTATCCGTGATTCTTTCGCAAGTCTCCGGCCGAAGTGATTGACAGGTAAGCCATCTAttcagagagaacagagaatgtGTTTCACGTGGATCTGGTGAATGAAAACCTACAGGGCCCCAAATGTCAAACAGCAGCAGAAATGAGAAGACACCAAAGCCAACGTTTTATTCTCACAGTACTAAACACAAGCTTTTCAGATTcatgtatcattttttttaaaataggaagaCAATGCTTATAAATGTTAACTATCAGCCATCTTTCCTAAATACACAGCTACATACACATATTCTGGACAAAGGTCTAGACCTGAGTGGTGTACACtcaaatgaatctttaaaataaaatcttgacaGTGAGAATTCAAAAGGCATTAGGTAAGCGGTAATGGTCTTCCAGGGAGGTCTTAAGCTCAGGGGACAGACATCAAAGGTGCTTAGTGGGAAGGTGTGGGCTGTACTTAACCTTGATGGTCACTTAGCAATGGAAGGGAGTGCTTCACTGAAGAGAGGTAGGTGCATTCAAAGCCTGTCCTGTGCCCTGAGAGTGAACCAGGCTGTCCTAGACAGGAGTCTGCTTGAGCAAAAATGAAGTGCAAACTAAAATAAGTCTGATGACTACACAGAATGGGGTCTGCTGACTTTGCAGGGAGGCATGCTGCTATTTGAGTGTtccaattttaaaacagaattctcaacaccTAAGTACTAAGAAGTGAAGCTGcggggtgtggtagcacacaccttcatTCACAGTTGCATGAGGGCCTGgggcaggaggatatctgagcCCAGCAATTCAAGGCCAGAGCAAACGATATGGCAAGACTTCCAGAGGGAGGTCTTGTAAGAGGTGATTTGGTCACAAATCACAGGAAAATCTTCACGAATGGGATTAGGGCCTATATAAGAGAGGCCCCAGGAGCCTATAAACTCTTCCACCACATGAAGCTATAGCAGAGAACGCCATTTATGAAGCCCGTAGTTGAACTGTGTTCTTTAGGAGGCAGGATTGAGGCGCAGTAGAACAGAGTATTAACTAaagtgtttgggggggggggggtgcacagCTTCTCCTGGATGCAGGCACCAGTGGGAATAAaggaaggaggggctggggaaaAGGTCTGGTGGGCAGATGCTTGCTGTTCAAACATGAGGACGCGAGTCTAGATTTCCAGCATCCGTGTAAAACGGTAGGCGCAGTGCTAAGAAGCATTTGtgaccccagcactagggagagaGCAGTGGCTCCCCAGGGCTCACTGGCTACCCAACCTGCCCAGTCTGCGAGCTccagaaaccctgactcaaaaattaGGGTGGGGATCTATTTCACAAGACATCTGACACATCTCTGGCCTACATACAACTACATATACAAACAATAACATAATAACAGTAAAACAACGACAGTAACAACTACTACTACGTTAGGGCCTAGGTTGATGGCTCAGTTGTCATGGCAGCAAGAGGAACGAATTCAGATCTTCTGTACCCGTGTGAAAATTTGGACATGGGGCTAGCAaggtgactcagtggataaaggtgcttgtgaCCATGGCTGATGACCTGTGTTCAGTCTTCACGGGCCAACGACtggcaggttgtcctctgacctacacatcaAAGCCACGGAACTCACATGCATACTCAGGCCCatgcattataaaataaaaaggcgTGGGGGTATGAACTTAGAGTCTAGTGCTGTGGGGAGTGAGGGGAATAGACAGGGGGATTCCAGGAAGTTGCTGGTCAGCTACTCTGGCCAATAAAGGAGCTCTGGGCTCACTgaaagtctctgtctcaaaaaaataaggcagagaaacTATTCAGAAAGTCACTTGACATTAAACACTGTCTACCAGGAGCAcatatgtgcgcacacacagaaacacacacaatacatataaacacacatacactgactttaaagaaaaaaaaaatgtataaccAAAGGGGAAACATAACTTGAAGATCTGAAAAGTTCTTGGCCTTCTGAACCTGTCTTTACAGTAACTGCAAGCCTGTGTGGAGGAGAGCATCTGAGATCAGTATGGATGGACCCTGGGGTATATACCAAGGCAACAGGAGGATGACCCTTTAAAGCTCTAGGCAGAAGCCTCCAGTGCCTGGGACACAATGGCAACGTGGTTTCACAGAAAACGGCTCAGAACGCCCTTCTGAAACTTCAGGACCCACTCCCTAGTACCACATCAAATCTCTGTTCCCCACATTCCTCATCCCACAGACACCTCCAGGTGCAATATAGGCTACTGAGGCCACTACTCCCAAGGGCATCAGCGGtaaatgtgggtggcatcatttGTTCCCAGTTCTACAGCCCCGAAGAATACAAGAGCCATGGAGGCATTACTCTATCCATATCAATGTCAAACAATGTCCCAAAGAATGTCGAGGCTGAGGCCAAGAAGTACCACAGAGCCCTCATGAGGGTGTTGCCTTGTGTACCAATAGGTATGGGACCACTGCAGAGAGCCTCACCAGGCAGTGCCTAGGAAAGCTGTAGGGGAAGAACTGACCAGGACCCAAGATGGTGTAGCCAGCCACCCACAAGCTCTGTGCAACCACAAGACTCCAATGCATAAGAGCTACAGTAGGAGCAAAGTCATACTTCTAGCTCAGCACTGTGTCTGGAAGGTAGGATATTTGCATCACAAATGTCATTTGTCCTGTGGGTATGGGACGTgccattccttttctttctcatttctctttcccacCCTGGGAATGTCTTTCAAAGAATGTCCCACTATTGTGTTTTGAAAGTTCACAGtctgttatttcttctttactttttattagtttatgtgtacagagtgttttgcctacatgtatataccATGTATTACATGTGTGCCTCATacccactgaggtcagaggaccatGCCGGCTCCCTtggggactggaattacaggcagttgtaagatGTCacacatgggtgttgggaattgaaccctggtcctctgcaagagcaagaagcACTTCTAACCTCTCTTCTGCCAACAGCCTGTTAGTGACAGGCCCACAGCTTCATGCAGAGTCCTTCGTGAGTTTCACCCATTTCTGATTTACTCGATGCCACCCAGACCACTCTGCAAACTTAAGATGTCTGTGCTGACATTTGAATGATTAAATACTGGAGGTTGTTAGGAGGCACGGGGTATGTTTTTCATGTGAAGACATTCTTTGGAGAGGGCAGAGGTAGACTGCCAACGAGCCAATATCAGTGGCTAAAATTCATGTAGTTCAAACCTAGCTCTCAATGCAATCTTATTCAGAGGTGGGGCTCTTGGGGAGTGTGAGGTCAACAGGACAGACAGAGTGTGGATGAGATTAACATCCACACAAAAGAAGACCAAGAAAGGCAGGGTTTTCATCCATTCTGCCGGGTGGGGATGCAGTGAGCAGATACCACCCGTGAGGAAGAGGGGCCACACTAGATACTAAATCTGCCAGCACTTGGACTTTGGGTTTCTCCACCTTTAGAACCGTAGACAGTCCACTTCCATCACTTGTAATGTACCCACTCTGAAGTATTTTGTTGCAGCAGCCTAAGTGGACTAAGACAGGCGAGAAAGAAAAGGTAGTTTAGGCAAAAATAactgtaggctttttttttaaggcacGACACACCTTAAAGTGAACGGGAGACATCACCTGGAGTCAGAGTAGTAGGAGTGGTGGGAACTGGCAGCCTGTCTCCAGGAAAAAAGATAGGGCAGAGGAGAGAACTCAGGACAGCTCGGGCCCCAAGGGCTAGGAGAGAGGAAGAGTTGGCGAAGTTAGTGGCAAAGCCACCGTCCTGAGTGATGGCCATTATGGAACTGGCATCCACTCTCCATTCCTTAGTGCAAAGTGCTCTATTTTCTTCAGGATGGATTTTAGACTAAGTCTCAAGAAGCTATATTTAAGGCTacctatttaaaaagaaatactataGAAAGAGACAAGGAACAAAGAGGTAGTGGGCTTTACGAGTCAAGAGTGACAGAAGACTGCAGTGGTCCCCATGAAAAGCTGTTCTTGGCCTGATTAACAATCTACAGTCACCATGACTTTGTAGCCAGAAGGGACAATTTCTGGGAAAAGCTTGTCTCCAACATCCCTCTTCCTATCACTTTATGCCTTCCACAAgcagatgtttaaaatatatatatttaggaaaatgGCTAAAAGCAGTTTATTGCTGCTTGATACAAACTGGTTTTAACTGAGGTTAAAAGCTCTCTTTTTAGATAGCAATCTCCATCGCTGAGATTGTGGTCAAAGTAAAGGCCAAAGATAAGACAATATTCCAACCAGGATTGTGTtgctacacacagaaaaacagtCACTCCCCACAAGGTATacatggcctctctctctctggaaataTGGGGTGAACTGAGAACAGAGAAGCTATCTTTCACCCTTCAAGTTCCATGTGACCACGTGAGAACAACCCCATGCATGGGTCCTACTAAGATCACTGAAAATATAGAACTTTCTGGAGTGTTCATTTAAACTTGCAGTGTGTGTGCTGGATTGTGTTTATATACTTACTATCCTCCATGatcctttaaaatgaaaactgttaAAATCCTCACACctgacagcaaaaaaaaaaaaaaaaaaatcctctatttTAGATCCTTTGGAATAGCAAGAACAAACCCCAGCATTCTGGATGGCAAACctgaaggaatatatatatgtaggtCTCAACAGAACCAGTGGGGTCAGCATCTGGAAACTGTAAGCTTACCTGTCACAGCCTTCATCGAGGTCTTGACAATCACACAAACAGGCAGCCACGTGGTTCTTTTCCCCATTTCGATCTATGTATTCGCAACAGCACAAGGGCTCCAATTCAGGTTCttcggttttcttttttttgactGGCTTCATATTGCCCTTTAGTGTACGGATTTGTACCTGTCACCAAGAGGCATAAGAAGCTCTCGGAAGGTAAAGGTGGCAAGAACTCAACTCACATCCTGTAAACACATCTTTGCTTCTCATTAACGCCAACGCctgagcaataaaaaaaaaaaatgaaaaggggggAAGGGTCCTGCTTTCATCAGGCTTTTCGGGCTCCGCGTGGCCTGACAGGGGGGTTCCTTGACTTCTGGGGCTCTGAgcatcttcccctccccttcccagctAGGCTAGCAACATCTGGGCACCAGCCGTTCCCATGGCGACAGCCGACCACGCGGCCCGGGACAGCAGAGCTAGGGCGGCCCAGTTCACCTGCGAGTGCCGGCTCGAAGGGCCGGGCTGTCCCCACCCCAAGGCTGCGCGCCGAGGAAACTCACCCTCGCAGGTGCAGGCAGCGACGCCCTGGCGCTGCAACCACCCACCGGCCCGGGGATGCCAGGAGCC encodes:
- the Zdhhc23 gene encoding palmitoyltransferase ZDHHC23 isoform X2 is translated as MKPVKKKKTEEPELEPLCCCEYIDRNGEKNHVAACLCDCQDLDEGCDRWLTCQSLRPETCERITDTISDRLRIPWLRGAKKVNISIVPPLVLLPVFLHVASWHFLLGVVVLTSLPMLALWYYYLTHRRKEQTLFFLSLGLFSLGYMYYVFLREVVPQGRVGPTQLALLTCGLFLILIALYRAKKNPGYLSNPACNDKSPSNSQIECPVKKGQEKTKGFPSTDASGSLNNRTLKDDVRGSSRVGLDSPAKVKEDWCAKCQLVRPARAWHCRICGICVRRMDHHCVWDRSLFTALFYCPGVYANYSSALSFTCVWYSVIITAGMAYIFLIQLINISYNVTEREVQQALRQKTGRRLLCGLIVDTGQYNRGFLRNWLQFSTLGTHTVHTPAEDIV
- the Zdhhc23 gene encoding palmitoyltransferase ZDHHC23 isoform X1; the protein is MKPVKKKKTEEPELEPLCCCEYIDRNGEKNHVAACLCDCQDLDEGCDRWLTCQSLRPETCERITDTISDRLRIPWLRGAKKVNISIVPPLVLLPVFLHVASWHFLLGVVVLTSLPMLALWYYYLTHRRKEQTLFFLSLGLFSLGYMYYVFLREVVPQGRVGPTQLALLTCGLFLILIALYRAKKNPGYLSNPACNDKSPSNSQIECPVKKGQEKTKGFPSTDASGSLNNRTLKDDVRGSSRVGLDSPAKVKEDWCAKCQLVRPARAWHCRICGICVRRMDHHCVWINSCVGESNHQAFILALSIFLLTSVYGISLTLNTICRDRSLFTALFYCPGVYANYSSALSFTCVWYSVIITAGMAYIFLIQLINISYNVTEREVQQALRQKTGRRLLCGLIVDTGQYNRGFLRNWLQFSTLGTHTVHTPAEDIV